In Bactrocera oleae isolate idBacOlea1 chromosome 3, idBacOlea1, whole genome shotgun sequence, a genomic segment contains:
- the Acn gene encoding apoptotic chromatin condensation inducer in the nucleus isoform X1: protein MRRRSERKKSTDVASPALASRRTSRRSRQTSETASEKGAHPEMSTQDDVTEKCIAKADCPEESTNEEPAVETAKSRSRNRTPVKDRSSPAKRKAQNITNDPKIDVIPEENISVKEDCPVDNKTGNDDNQNVEEAQKTNTDLTEAAVSSSPKTNVDMMKPLDVLEIQAEDNEEEKLQTQDVLSKNEKMLENVVGSEKKDDENSINEELNKVDQEEMQGSTKNAVNEKTDPSPTDEVTVTEEKTDQIVNKRKWITKRTVQNRSPLLVITTETSIPEDVHSVPKQKIRSSPEIQEIISEREEGEETPSPEREVHRTSTNSTEKPIRNQIELTSAPRTVSKVNIKVEHRSPSPRNKKASNVLFITNLVRPFTVLQLKGLLARTGKLVEDGFWIDRIKSKCYVQYETEDEAIETRHALHGVRWPVSNPKCLIVDFAKRADMDRAIQSTKEEQTSFGQENHRDNVLIGMGWNRDRNGVDEKRTKKNFGLLAACNIFQTLRPVREWDVGKKESLDRDKTREVLKRRSREREITFGNREPDRNGKERRPRSKGRAEARSSSRSPARKVKKKENDPPLRLLDDLFRKTKSTPCIYWLPLTPEQIAEKEAFRQKRLEEHKQRIKQRELEKGKEREKERNRINERRDREKERDQRRNRSSDRRSRSRDRRRY, encoded by the exons ATGCGGCGACGAAGTGAAAGAAAGAAGTCGACTGATGTAGCGTCTCCAGCTCTGGCGTCCCGTCGTACAAGTCGACGGTCTCGCCAAACATCTGAAACTGCTAGTGAAAAAGGCGCACATCCTGAAATGTCTACTCAAGATGATGTTACAGAAAAGTGTATCGCGAAGGCAGATTGCCCGGAAGAAAGTACTAACGAGGAACCAGCAGTAGAAACTGCTAAGAGTCGTTCACGTAATCGAACACCGGTAAAGGATCGAAGCAGTCCCGCCAAACGCAAAGCTCAAAATATTACCAATGATCCCAAAATTGACGTTATTCCTGAAGAGAATATCTCCGTAAAAGAAGATTGTCCAGTTGATAATAAAACTGGAAATGACGATAATCAAAATGTTGAAGAGGCACAAAAAACTAATACAGATTTAACAGAGGCAGCAGTATCATCAAGCCCAAAAACGAATGTTGATATGATGAAACCATTAGATGTTTTGGAAATTCAAGCAGAAGATAATGAGGAAGAAAAGTTACAAACGCAAGATGTGTtaagtaaaaatgaaaaaatgttagaaaatgTTGTAGGGTCAGAGAAAAAAGATGATGAAAACAGCATAAATGAAGAATTAAATAAAGTTGATCAAGAAGAAATGCAAGGCTCTACCAAAAATGCTGTAAATGAAAAGACGGATCCATCGCCTACAGACGAAGTAACTGTTACCGAAGAAAAAACGGATCAAATTGTTAATAAACGTAAGTGGATTACAAAGAGGACTGTTCAAAATCGTAGTCCATTGCTTGTCATAACTACTGAAACATCGATCCCTGAAGATGTGCACTCTGTACCGAAACAGAAAATACGGTCTTCACCAGAAATACAAGAAATAATCTCGGAACGTGAAGAAGGCGAGGAGACTCCGTCTCCAGAAAGAGAAGTTCACAGAACCAGTACTAATAGTACTGAAAAACCTATACGTAATCAAATAGAATTAACTTCTGCCCCAAGAACTGTTAGCAAAGTTAATATAAAAGTTGAACACCGTTCCCCGAGTCCGAGAAATAAAAAAGCGAGTAATgtacttttcataacaaatcTTGTGAGACCTTTCACGGTATTACAACTGAAAGGTTTGCTAGCCCGTACAGGCAAACTTGTTGAGGATGGCTTTTGGATTGATCGTATCAAATCAAAATGCTATGTACAATATGAAACAGAaga tgaaGCTATTGAAACCCGTCATGCACTACATGGAGTACGTTGGCCAGTTTCAAATCCGAAATGCTTAATAGTTGATTTTGCTAAGAGAGCTGATATGGATAGGGCCATTCAATCTACCAAAGAAGAACAAACTAGTTTTGGCCAAGAGAATCACAGAGATAATGTACTCATAGGCATGGGTTGGAATAGAGACAGGAATGGTGTTGATGAGAAACGG ACAAAGAAGAATTTCGGGTTATTAGCGGCTTGTAATATATTTCAGACATTGAGACCAGTTCGAGAATGGGATGTTGGAAAGAAAGAAAGTTTAGATCGTGATAAGACCAGGGAAGTTCTAAAACGGCGAAGCAGAGAGAGGGAAATTACTTTTGGAAATCGGGAACCCGATCGAAATGGCAAGGAGAGAAGACCACGGTCGAAAGGAAGAGCTGAGGCGAGAAGTAGTAGCCGGTCACCag CACGAAAAGTCAAGAAAAAGGAAAATGATCCACCTCTAAGGCTTCTAGATGATCTATTTCGCAAAACTAAAAGTACGCCATGTATTTACTGGCTACCTTTAACGCCCGAACAA aTTGCTGAAAAAGAGGCATTCCGACAGAAACGACTTGAAGAGCATAAGCAGCGTATTAAGCAAAGAGAGTTGGAAAAGGGGAAGGAAAGAGAGAAAGAACGGAATCGGATCAATGAACGAAGGGATCGTGAAAAAGAAAGGGATCAAAGACGCAATAGATCCAGTGATCGTCGCTCTCGTAGTCGCGATCGACGCcgttactaa
- the Acn gene encoding apoptotic chromatin condensation inducer in the nucleus isoform X2: MRRRSERKKSTDVASPALASRRTSRRSRQTSETASEKGAHPEMSTQDDVTEKCIAKADCPEESTNEEPAVETAKSRSRNRTPVKDRSSPAKRKAQNITNDPKIDVIPEENISVKEDCPVDNKTGNDDNQNVEEAQKTNTDLTEAAVSSSPKTNVDMMKPLDVLEIQAEDNEEEKLQTQDVLSKNEKMLENVVGSEKKDDENSINEELNKVDQEEMQGSTKNAVNEKTDPSPTDEVTVTEEKTDQIVNKRKWITKRTVQNRSPLLVITTETSIPEDVHSVPKQKIRSSPEIQEIISEREEGEETPSPEREVHRTSTNSTEKPIRNQIELTSAPRTVSKVNIKVEHRSPSPRNKKASNVLFITNLVRPFTVLQLKGLLARTGKLVEDGFWIDRIKSKCYVQYETEDEAIETRHALHGVRWPVSNPKCLIVDFAKRADMDRAIQSTKEEQTSFGQENHRDNVLIGMGWNRDRNGVDEKRTLRPVREWDVGKKESLDRDKTREVLKRRSREREITFGNREPDRNGKERRPRSKGRAEARSSSRSPARKVKKKENDPPLRLLDDLFRKTKSTPCIYWLPLTPEQIAEKEAFRQKRLEEHKQRIKQRELEKGKEREKERNRINERRDREKERDQRRNRSSDRRSRSRDRRRY; the protein is encoded by the exons ATGCGGCGACGAAGTGAAAGAAAGAAGTCGACTGATGTAGCGTCTCCAGCTCTGGCGTCCCGTCGTACAAGTCGACGGTCTCGCCAAACATCTGAAACTGCTAGTGAAAAAGGCGCACATCCTGAAATGTCTACTCAAGATGATGTTACAGAAAAGTGTATCGCGAAGGCAGATTGCCCGGAAGAAAGTACTAACGAGGAACCAGCAGTAGAAACTGCTAAGAGTCGTTCACGTAATCGAACACCGGTAAAGGATCGAAGCAGTCCCGCCAAACGCAAAGCTCAAAATATTACCAATGATCCCAAAATTGACGTTATTCCTGAAGAGAATATCTCCGTAAAAGAAGATTGTCCAGTTGATAATAAAACTGGAAATGACGATAATCAAAATGTTGAAGAGGCACAAAAAACTAATACAGATTTAACAGAGGCAGCAGTATCATCAAGCCCAAAAACGAATGTTGATATGATGAAACCATTAGATGTTTTGGAAATTCAAGCAGAAGATAATGAGGAAGAAAAGTTACAAACGCAAGATGTGTtaagtaaaaatgaaaaaatgttagaaaatgTTGTAGGGTCAGAGAAAAAAGATGATGAAAACAGCATAAATGAAGAATTAAATAAAGTTGATCAAGAAGAAATGCAAGGCTCTACCAAAAATGCTGTAAATGAAAAGACGGATCCATCGCCTACAGACGAAGTAACTGTTACCGAAGAAAAAACGGATCAAATTGTTAATAAACGTAAGTGGATTACAAAGAGGACTGTTCAAAATCGTAGTCCATTGCTTGTCATAACTACTGAAACATCGATCCCTGAAGATGTGCACTCTGTACCGAAACAGAAAATACGGTCTTCACCAGAAATACAAGAAATAATCTCGGAACGTGAAGAAGGCGAGGAGACTCCGTCTCCAGAAAGAGAAGTTCACAGAACCAGTACTAATAGTACTGAAAAACCTATACGTAATCAAATAGAATTAACTTCTGCCCCAAGAACTGTTAGCAAAGTTAATATAAAAGTTGAACACCGTTCCCCGAGTCCGAGAAATAAAAAAGCGAGTAATgtacttttcataacaaatcTTGTGAGACCTTTCACGGTATTACAACTGAAAGGTTTGCTAGCCCGTACAGGCAAACTTGTTGAGGATGGCTTTTGGATTGATCGTATCAAATCAAAATGCTATGTACAATATGAAACAGAaga tgaaGCTATTGAAACCCGTCATGCACTACATGGAGTACGTTGGCCAGTTTCAAATCCGAAATGCTTAATAGTTGATTTTGCTAAGAGAGCTGATATGGATAGGGCCATTCAATCTACCAAAGAAGAACAAACTAGTTTTGGCCAAGAGAATCACAGAGATAATGTACTCATAGGCATGGGTTGGAATAGAGACAGGAATGGTGTTGATGAGAAACGG ACATTGAGACCAGTTCGAGAATGGGATGTTGGAAAGAAAGAAAGTTTAGATCGTGATAAGACCAGGGAAGTTCTAAAACGGCGAAGCAGAGAGAGGGAAATTACTTTTGGAAATCGGGAACCCGATCGAAATGGCAAGGAGAGAAGACCACGGTCGAAAGGAAGAGCTGAGGCGAGAAGTAGTAGCCGGTCACCag CACGAAAAGTCAAGAAAAAGGAAAATGATCCACCTCTAAGGCTTCTAGATGATCTATTTCGCAAAACTAAAAGTACGCCATGTATTTACTGGCTACCTTTAACGCCCGAACAA aTTGCTGAAAAAGAGGCATTCCGACAGAAACGACTTGAAGAGCATAAGCAGCGTATTAAGCAAAGAGAGTTGGAAAAGGGGAAGGAAAGAGAGAAAGAACGGAATCGGATCAATGAACGAAGGGATCGTGAAAAAGAAAGGGATCAAAGACGCAATAGATCCAGTGATCGTCGCTCTCGTAGTCGCGATCGACGCcgttactaa
- the LOC106617162 gene encoding calcium load-activated calcium channel, whose amino-acid sequence MWSDTILIVFISICTALLGEGLTWVLVYRTEKYQKLKGEVEKQSKKLERRKEIHGESLDKSQKKKIERDEEKLKNNNRDLSLVKMKSMFATGFAFTALLSMFNSIFDGRVVAQLPFTPISWIQGLSHRNLSGDDYTDCSFIFLYILCTMSIRQNIQKLLGFAPSRAASKQGGGLFGPTPGQFK is encoded by the exons ATGTGGAGTGATACGattttaatagtatttatttCCATTTGCACTGCGCTTTTGGGAGAAG GTCTTACTTGGGTATTGGTATATAGaaccgaaaaatatcaaaagttgAAAGGTGAAGTTGAGAAACAGAGCAAAAAAT TGGAAAGACGTAAGGAAATCCATGGAGAATCTCTTGATAAATCGcagaaaaagaaaattgaacGCGATGAAGAGAAACTGAAAAATAATAACAGGGATCTGTCGTTGGTAAAAATGAAGTCTATGTTCGCGACGGGCTTCGCATTTACAGCGCTCCTCAGTATGTTCAACAGCAT CTTTGATGGTCGCGTCGTAGCACAGCTACCCTTCACACCAATTTCTTGGATTCAAGGTTTGAGCCACAGAAATTTGTCTGGCGATGATTACACCGATTGCTCTTTCATCTTCCTTTATATACTTTGCACAATGTCTATTAGACAGAATATTCAAAAGCTTTTAGGTTTCGCACCTTCAAGAGCAGCTAGCAAACAGGGCGGAGGATTATTTGGACCCACGCCGGgacaatttaaataa
- the l(2)37Bb gene encoding FAD-dependent oxidoreductase domain-containing protein 1 produces MMKSMTFIQLLKINKFCRPALIRPFSDNNSDQPHPIKRTLKLLRNDMRKVKTFFTPFFEKRHEGVEKNVESSNRMDDKEFQTHCDVLIIGGEGVGSAAAYWLKKKARQGLNVVVIEKDFAHLNTRNCLTLPMGGLRQQFLLPENIEMALYGAEFMRNAKEELGVDIKFDPHGFLTLASAENAETLKTMSKIQNEFGAHTEILTPERLKVKFPWLNLEDVAIGCQGLEKHGWFDSANLLLGLRSKAMEYGAHFIQSELIDFKFQNQPDVVIEGESTTSTYNALQKAIVKMPNGEIRSIKFSICVLAAGTSSEKIAKLAKIGTSSGILQIPLPIIQRNNYAYMFNSDDINASGLGTPCVVDLNGLYFRRDGLTGNYITGFSTSTDTKNGLSENNFETKVLPSLMQRIKMLKKPKVIDAWEYSYEYNVFDENGIIGPHAYYNNLYIASGFSGLGLQQSPAVGRAISELIIDAQFRTIDLSRLAFDRIIVDRPIFEHAFM; encoded by the exons atgatgaagagcatgacatttatacagttattaaaaattaataagttttGCCGACCGGCTTTGATAAGGCCTTTCAGTGATAATAATTCTGATCAACCACATCCAATTAAAAGGACTTTAAAACTTTTGAGGAATGATATGAGAAAAGTTAAAACGTTTTTCACTCCCTTTTTTGAAAAAAGACATGAAGGTGTGGAGAAAAATGTTGAATCTTCAAACAGAATGGATGACAAAGAGTTTCAGACACATTGTGATGTACTCATAATAGGCGGAGAAGGTGTTGGGTCAGCTGCTGCCTATTGGTTGAAGAAAAAAGCTCGTCAAGGcttaaatgttgttgttattgaaaaGGATTTTGCG CATTTAAATACCAGGAATTGCTTAACTTTACCTATGGGAGGCTTGCGGCAGCAATTTCTTTTACCTGAAAATATCGAAATGGCACTTTACGGAGCAGAGTTTATGAGGAATGCAAAGGAAGAACTTGGTGTTGATATTAAGTTTGATCCTCACGGATTCCTTACACTGGCTTCTGCGGAAAATGCGGAGACACTTAAAACGATGTCGAAAATACAAAATGAATTTGGCGCCCACACCGAAATACTAACTCCAGAACGtctaaaagtaaaatttccatggcTAAACCTTGAAGATGTAGCAATtg GTTGCCAAGGACTCGAAAAACATGGATGGTTTGATTCGGCTAATTTGTTATTAGGTCTTAGGAGTAAAGCTATGGAGTATGGCGCACATTTCATACAATCTGAATTGATAgactttaaatttcaaaatcaacCAGATGTTGTCATTGAAGGAGAATCTACAACCAGTACATATAATGCTTTGCAAAAAGCAATAGTCAAAATGCCCAATGGCGAAATACGTTctataaaattttcgatttgtGTACTTGCTGCCGGCACAAGTTCAGAGAAAATTGCTAAACTAGCGAAAATAGGGACGAGTTCCGGAATTTTACAAATTCCTCTGCCAATAATCCAACGAAATAATTACGCTTACATGTTCAACAGTGATGATATCAATGCATCAGGTCTTGGTACACCATGTGTGGTAGATTTGAATGGTCTATACTTTCGAAGAGATGGCCTAACTGGTAACTATATAACAGGTTTCAGTACGTCCACAGACACAAAAAATGGGCTAAGCGAAAACAACTTTGAAACTAAGGTTTTGCCTTCTTTAATGCAGAGGATCAAAATGTTGAAGAAACCAAAAGTTATTGACGCTTGGGAGTATTCTTATGAGTATAATGTTTTTGATGAAAATGGTATTATTGGCCCACATGCTTACTACAATAATCTGTATATTGCAAGTGGATTTTCTGGTTTAGGCTTACAGCAATCGCCTGCTGTGGGTAGAGCAATTTCTGAACTAATAATCGATGCACAATTTCGAACTATTGACTTATCTAGACTTGCTTTCGATCGAATTATTGTAGACAGGCCAATTTTTGAACACGCTTTTATGTGA
- the Rpn3 gene encoding probable 26S proteasome non-ATPase regulatory subunit 3, with product MTNIVETSGQDVEMEVEPSSENAGDTKKDQGVSTILEIREQIRQIERAVASKESRFILRVLRSLPNTRRKLSAAIFRNIAQSIYPAGTDRETANSLIPNTPAGVIETEIPRSRSATKPPIAEVDAYFYLLLLVKLIDEADIKRAVVCSEALMSKIAGQNRRTLDLIGAKSYFYYSRVIELNNCLETIRGFLHARLRTATLRNDFEGQAVLINCLLRNYLHYSLYDQADKLVKKSVFPVSASNNEWARFLYYLGRIKAAKLEYSDAHKHLVQALRKAPQNAAVGFRQTVQKLIIVVELLLGNIPERQIFRQAALRKSLAPYFQLTQAVRLGNLQRFGEVVKNFGPKFQQDHTYTLIIRLRHNVIKTAIRSIGLSYSRISPNDIAKRLMLDSAEDAEFIVSKAIRDGVIEATLDPEQNYMRSKESTDVYSTREPQLAFHERITFCLDLHNQSVKAMRYPPKSYGKDLESAEERREREQQDLELAKEMAEDDEDGF from the exons ATGACAAACATTGTGGAAACTTCAGGACAGGACGTTGAAATGGAGGTGGAACCATCTAGTGAAAATGCAGGAGACACGAAAAAAGATCAAGGTGTCTCAACAATATTGGAAATTCGTGAGCAAATACGTCAGATTGAGAGGGCCGTAGCATCAAAAGAATCTAG ATTCATTTTAAGGGTGCTTCGTTCACTTCCCAATACGCGTAGAAAGCTAAGCGCTGCTATTTTCCGAAATATAGCTCAATCAATATATCCAGCCGGAACTGATCGCGAAACTGCAAATAGTTTGATTCCGAATACTCCAGCTGGAGTCATAGAAACTGAAATACCGAGAAGTCGTTCAGCCACAAAACCTCCAATTGCTGAAGTAGATGCATACTTTTATTTACTCTTGTTGGTTAAGCTAATTGATGAAGCAGATATAAAACGTGCAGTTGTGTGTTCCGAAGCACTAATGTCCAAAATTGCTGGGCAAAATCGTCGCACTTTAGATTTGATTGGAGCAAAATCTTATTTTTACTACTCGCGAGTTATTGAGCTTAACAACTGTTTAGAAACCATAAGAGGATTTCTTCATGCTCGTCTGCGGACAGCTACATTGAGAAATGATTTCGAAGGTCAAGCTGTACTAATTAATTGCTTACTACGGAATTATTTGCATTATTCACTTTACGATCAGGCTGACAAATTAGTAAAGAAGTCTGTATTTCCGGTATCAGCAAGTAACAATGAATGGGcacgatttttatattatttaggcCGTATAAAGGCAGCAAAGCTTGAATATAGTGATGCTCATAAGCATTTGGTACAAGCGTTGAGAAAAGCTCCACAAAACGCGGCCGTTGGATTTAGGCAAACCGTGCAAAAGTTGATTATAGTTGTCGAATTGCTATTGGGAAACATACCAGAACGACAGATTTTCCGACAGGCGGCATTGCGTAAATCTTTGGCACCGTATTTTCAGCTTACACAAGCTGTACGTCTAGGTAATCTCCAGCGATTTGGTGAAGTGGTAAAAAACTTTGGACCGAAATTTCAACAAGATCATACTTACACTCTGATCATTCGTCTAAGACACAATGTTATAAAAACTGCAATTCGTTCAATTGGACTTTCTTATTCACGCATATCACCAAACGATATTGCTAAACGTTTAATGCTTGATTCAGCCGAAGATGCTGAATTTATTGTGTCTAAAGCTATTCGAGATGGAGTTATAGAAGCAACTCTAGATCCAGAACAAAATTACATGAGAAGCAAGGAAAGTACAGATGTATATAGTACACGCGAACCGCAGCTTGCTTTCCATGAACGTATCACATTTTGTCTTGACTTGCACAACCAAAGTGTAAAAGCTATGCGCTATCCACCGAAATCATATGGTAAAGATCTGGAGAGCGCCGAAGAGCGGCGTGAGCGTGAACAACAGGACTTAGAATTGGCTAAAGAAATGGCCGAAGACGATGAAGATGGTTTTTAA